GCCGGTCTCAGGGTTCCATCGGTGGAATTCGTTTCCGGCGATGCGGTGAAGTACATGGAAGTAGATTGCGGGGAGAGCTTTGATTTCATCTTTTGCGATCCCCCATACAATTTCGAGGATTCGCCTCTTCTTGCGGCGAAAATAATGGAAGGACGCACTCTGAAACGCGACGGGCTTCTCGTTTTCGAAACTTCGAAGTTAAGGGTTGAGGAGATGCCGGAGCCTGATAGAATCAAGCGGTATGGCGATACCGTACTCCTTTTTTACCGGCATTCAGGCGAAACCGCGGATGACGAGGGTGCAGGATGAGTAACGAGACGATCCTTGTAGCCGTTC
This sequence is a window from Nitrospinota bacterium. Protein-coding genes within it:
- a CDS encoding RsmD family RNA methyltransferase yields the protein MRIVAGYARGLRMGGPGKEIGARPTSDKVREALFNMVNARGKSVLDLFAGSGAVGGEALSRGATRAVFVEKHKAAVKLIQKNIERIIGMIKSSSAGLRVPSVEFVSGDAVKYMEVDCGESFDFIFCDPPYNFEDSPLLAAKIMEGRTLKRDGLLVFETSKLRVEEMPEPDRIKRYGDTVLLFYRHSGETADDEGAG